In the Malania oleifera isolate guangnan ecotype guangnan chromosome 1, ASM2987363v1, whole genome shotgun sequence genome, one interval contains:
- the LOC131155483 gene encoding butanoate--CoA ligase AAE1-like, whose amino-acid sequence MNQIFKYPLTRLVSAVNRLYFRSNFHLFSRESHFLGIGSAEPESWKSMEGLVRCSANDVPLSPISFLERSAKVHRDRTSLVYRSVKHTWGETHERCLKLASALTQLGISRGDVVATLAPNVPAMYELHFGVPMAGAVLCTLNARHDSAMVSVLLRHSQAKMIFVDYQLLEVAQGALEILVTEGIKPPILVLIPNPDGSSTPNISTNTLEYESLLQSGHNHFEIRRPRSEWDPISVNYTSGTTSRPKGVVYSHRGAYLNSIATFLLHGMSLMTVYLWTVPMFHCNGWCLIWGTAALGGTNIVLRNVSPKGIFDHIALHKVTHMGGAPTVLNMIVNSPTRDQRPLHCKVQVMTGGSPPPPQILRKMEDLGFCVSHLYGLTETYGPGTTCTWKPDWDALPPDERFKIKARQGVHHLCLEEVDIKDPASMESVPSDGKTMGEVMFRGNTVMSGYLKDLKATEEAFRGGWFRSGDLAVKHSDGYIEVKDRLKDIIISGGENISTVEIETVIFSHPAVLEAAVVARPDDHWGQTPCAFVKLKDGFTVDAEDIIKFCRDHLPHYMAPRTVIFDDLPKTSTGKVQKFILREKANALGSIV is encoded by the exons ATGAACCAGATTTTCAAGTACCCATTGACCCGGTTGGTGTCTGCTGTGAATCGACTCTACTTTCGCTCAAATTTTCATCTGTTCTCCCGAGAATCTCACTTCCTCGGGATAGGGAGTGCTGAGCCGGAGTCATGGAAATCAATGGAGGGTCTGGTTCGATGCTCCGCCAACGATGTTCCATTGTCTCCTATTAGCTTCTTGGAGCGATCAGCGAAGGTGCACAGAGACAGAACATCGCTTGTGTATCGATCCGTGAAGCATACTTGGGGAGAAACCCATGAAAGGTGTCTCAAACTGGCTTCTGCTTTGACCCAGCTGGGAATTTCCCGCGGCGACGTG GTTGCAACACTAGCTCCTAATGTTCCGGCAATGTATGAACTGCATTTTGGGGTCCCAATGGCTGGAGCAGTTCTTTGTACGCTCAATGCCCGCCATGATTCAGCAATGGTTTCAGTTCTACTGAGACATTCCCAAGCCAAGATGATTTTTGTGGACTATCAGTTACTTGAAGTTGCTCAAGGAGCACTTGAAATTCTTGTTACAGAAGGAATTAAGCCTCCTATCTTAGTCTTAATCCCTAATCCTGATGGCTCATCAACTCCCAACATTAGTACTAATACCTTAGAATATGAGAGCCTGCTGCAGAGTGGACATAATCATTTTGAGATAAGGCGGCCAAGAAGTGAATGGGATCCTATTAGTGTTAATTATACTTCAGGCACAACGTCAAGACCCAAAGGAGTTGTTTACAGTCACAGAGGTGCCTATCTGAACTCCATTGCAACATTTCTCCTCCATGGGATGAGCTTAATGACTGTGTACCTTTGGACTGTTCCTATGTTTCACTGCAATGGGTGGTGCCTCATTTGGGGGACGGCAGCCTTGGGAGGCACCAACATAGTCCTCAGGAATGTCTCTCCAAAGGGTATATTTGATCACATTGCCCTCCACAAAGTGACCCACATGGGCGGAGCACCCACTGTTTTAAACATGATTGTGAATTCCCCAACCAGAGACCAAAGGCCACTTCATTGCAAGGTTCAAGTAATGACAGGTGGTTCACCACCGCCTCCACAGATTCTTCGCAAAATGGAAGACCTGGGTTTTTGTGTGTCTCACTTGTATGGCCTCACAGAAACTTATGGTCCCGGGACTACTTGCACATGGAAGCCTGATTGGGATGCATTGCCTCCAGATGAGCGGTTTAAGATTAAAGCCCGACAAGGGGTGCACCATCTTTGTTTAGAGGAGGTTGACATAAAGGATCCAGCTAGTATGGAGAGTGTACCTTCTGATGGTAAAACAATGGGGGAAGTTATGTTCAGAGGAAACACTGTAATGAGTGGATACCTCAAAGATTTAAAAGCAACAGAAGAAGCATTTAGGGGTGGATGGTTTCGAAGTGGTGACCTTGCCGTGAAACATTCCGACGGATATATAGAAGTAAAAGATCGGCTAAAGGATATTATTATATCTGGGGGTGAGAATATTAGCACTGTGGAGATAGAAACTGTGATATTTAGTCATCCCGCAGTTCTTGAGGCTGCAGTAGTCGCAAGGCCAGATGATCACTGGGGGCAGACACCTTGTGCATTCGTTAAGTTAAAAGATGGCTTTACTGTTGATGCTGAAGATATAATTAAGTTTTGCAGGGATCATTTGCCACACTACATGGCTCCCCGGACAGTCATTTTTGATGATCTGCCGAAAACATCAACTGGAAAGGTACAAAAATTTATACTTAGGGAGAAAGCAAATGCCTTGGGCAGTATTGTTTGA